DNA from Garra rufa chromosome 5, GarRuf1.0, whole genome shotgun sequence:
GCTTGTCAGGTGAAGACAGAGAAAGCATGAGGATCCACCAAGAAATTGAGAGACAGCTTAGGATGGACAAGCGGGATTCATCCCGACAACTGAAACTTTTGCTTTTAGGTATGTGCTTTTCattattgtgtttgtttgttttattttaggtaTGTAGATTTCTATTTTTTGTGACACCTGAAAAAAATGTTCAGGTTTAGTTCAAATAATTTGAGTTGTTGAGCATCTTAAGACAATCTGAAAACAATCATTTATTGACATTAAAAGTATTATACAATTAAATTGTCATATGTTATGTACTACAGcttttaaacagtatttattaAACTCACACTTCAAATGTTTAGATGACATATTTCCTCTGACTGTTAGCGGTCACATGCAAATATATGCAAAAGGATGTCAATAGAAAGTCATTCACTCTCACACAGGATAGCATTATTTTTTCTGTTCTGAAACCAAAATGCAAGTTAGCATGGCAAGATATTTGCAAAAAGCATGCAGGAACAGGAACAATGTGTGAATTCCTAACGTAGGATCTACCGATAAGATCAGATCCATCACATATACATGTATTAGCATCGTATAGAATATGAACAGTTATGTGTCTCGGTCAGTTTATGTACTTTACTCTATATTTTGGGTGAAATTTGTTTCTAATCTGTTGGGTCAATGCCAGTTTAATAGAAGAACAAATGATTAAGCTTATCCACTGTTTCCTTGTTTTACCCATGATAGTTATCTCCACCCTTTTAGCAAAACTCCCAATTGTCAGACCTGTCTGGCATGTAATAGATACAATCATTCACATCCAGCACTGCAATGTCAGAATGGTttatgtgtgtgcgcgtgtggcATCATAATTGGTTTCAGTGGTggacaaaattattagaacactaatattttcaccagctaaaaaatggttttaagtcagctatttctatattttgctgtagtgtgtcaataggaaatagaagaagaactgtggcaacatctccaagatgcttgaagaaacctacctgcaaagctacctgaaaaactatgcctgtacctagggcaaaagctgctttaaacacaaaggatggtcgcaccaaatattgatttaatttagtttgttctgtttctttatgtcattccagacagactggatgatgatgagatcagatctctgtgtggagcactggctgttgtcagactccttgtgcaaatctcactggattattaaaattaatggcaaaattaatgtttaaaaatataaactgatatttcctactgatacactacagcaaaagatagaaacaaCTTACTTGATGGTGAAAATACTTCTAATAAtactgttctaataattttggccaccactttGTGTGTTATCAAACTCATTTGAAATTTAAAATTCAATATCAaatgtaatataaattaaatatattacattaaaaatatatagtttgGTGTTGTGTACTATTTGGTGTTTTCGGTACTATTTAGTATTGAAACGAATGCATTTAATGACCAAAAATTTTAAAAGTCATCAATAATCAACAATACTTATCACAATCATCTCCCAGCAAGTCATTTACAAGTTATTAACCAAGTTATTGTATTGTAGTAGACTAATTTGTTGAACAATTGTGCCTAAATATAGTTGTTTAACTATGGTTTCATATTAATACAAATCATATTCAAATTCACATTCACATTCACATCTTACTGGCAGACCATTTTGATGACACAGTCACAATGTTCGTATTCTAAGGCAAACATGCAAACTGGAAAATTCATACCATGAGTATTTGTCTACTTTTTGCGTTTCTAAAAATGAATGAGTGAACAGATAATTTTCCTTCTTATTTTTGCATGAGAATTTCTGTTGCTGAAGGTTGCTGTGAATATCTACAAAATAACAGTTTGAACAGTAACTTTattaagggatagtttacccaataTAGAACATTCTGTCATGTATTCATCCTTATGTTGTTACAGACTCATATGGTTAAAAGGGAGATGTTTTGAGAAATTACCAAGCTGTTTTTTTCCACCATACCAAATTTGAATATGTAAAAGTTGCACATGACGTTCGAGATAGATGAACACAAAAATCAGGAAACATGAGACAAATTCAAATTTAGCTCTATTGTCATATTGTCAGCTCTGTTGTCTCATTGTCAGCTATGTTCAGCTTAACCCCTTAACTTAACTCCCTATTTTGAACATAGACAGGAAAATGCACTATCCAAAGTTAAATGTTTATAATTCATGAAcgttttgtaatatgattttgatgtacgaTTTCCATGGTAATGACATTTCTGAAAATGGTTTTCAAAGgttgaattttgagattttaagtttttaGCTGATAATTTCTTACGATTTCTAAAGCGTGATAGAGAAAAAGGCAACGAAGAAAGtctttttgtgaaaaaggtcagaacttcTGTTATGATGTATATGTTTTGAGGAGCGCTCTTTTCCTAAATTAATCTAttacttttcctacataatttgtaacacaaaacagtggtacaataatatgtaatatggtgaagtaaacttaggGGTCCTGTATGCGAGATGGTGACCATTAAAGGGTTACgtcagttcaatgttgattcagttcagttcaataccTTCAATCAGTTCTTATAAGTCCAGGTTTAACTAAAATGGAAGAAATGCAAAAGCTGCAGCCATACCCCAGTGGTCTTTGAAGCTTTACTGTTGGCATTAAAGTGAATATTCATTCAAACTAAaagcctgtcatcatttactccccctGATGCTGTTTGCAACACATCCGAAATGCAAAGAAATTCAAAAAGAGTTACTTAGGCTATTATGTTTAATACGATGAAACTGCGACGAGACAAAGCTGTAAAAGAAAGTTTAATTATGTAAGCTTTAAGTAAGGTTTAATTAAGGTTTAAGTAAGTCACTTAcagaaatgtaattaaattattggattttcatttttggttcatGTTTGGTCTTAATACTAATGATGAAACCTCTCACAAGAAACTTTTCATGTAGCTACAGTAGCCGTCTAATGCATGATGTCTCACAACAAAAACTTTCCATGTCCTTGACAGGCACAGGGGAGAGCGGGAAGAGCACTTTCATCAAGCAGATGAGAATCATACATGGCAGGGGCTACACAGAGGAGGACAGGAGGGCCTATGCCAAGCTGGTGTTCCAGAATATCTTTGTTTCCATTCACAACCTGATACAAGCCATGGAGCACCTGAACATCCCGTTTGCTGATGGAAAAAACAAAGTATGCACCAGGAATTCTGAGACAATATGTTTTAAAAGACATGTTAAAAATATTCAATAAAATAACCCCCCCTCAAAACTAAAATCTTATCTGTGTGTGTTGTAGACATATGCTGCAATGCTTAACAGTGTGATCACCGAAACAGTACAGTCAATGGAGCCTAAACATGCTGAAGCCATCAAGAGTATGTGGAAAGACCAAGGCTTGCAGAAATGCTTTGAGCGCAGGAGAGAGTTCCAGTTATCAGACTCTACCAAATAGTAAGTGCAGTGAGGATTTACTTTTGCACACTGACAAAAAgtgttattgtatttttatacCACATTTTCAATATGGCAcgataataatttatttttcctTTAGAAATACTACATATAAGGTGCATCAGGAAAaaagtactttacaaatacaagtttttctgaagatccaggactttataaaaattgggtcccactttacattagttggtcttaactactatgtacgtacatttaaattaatcatttggtacaatgtacttattgtgtacatacatgtttttacattgtacttatattttattaaaaacttatattcaattacatttgtaattaatttctgtaatttccactgttgacccatcccttacaccctaacccacccttaaacttacccataccaccaaacctgtccctaaccttacccatatcacaccttaatagaagcaaaagtgttttgcagtgcaatatgaccacattaaatacattgtacttattttttaatgtaagtacataatatttaaggccacctaatataaagtgtgaccaaaaattaaatctataacagattactggcatattaaaagagataatgtcaataaataaactaatatttttgagttctaggattttttaataacacagctatgtcataattattctgcccctattcaacattgctgttttttagtcacttatttgtgtGGTGTGTTAAAATGCATATGCTTAAGTTTGTGTAGCTATtatgacaaagtcaacagagctctcacaaaagctacagCAAAGCTATAGAGAATAAATAATTTCATtacgtctggtgcaaaaaaaaggcaaaacgtATGAGCAGAAGAACATCTCCATAGTCAAACATTGAAGTGGACTGGGGTGTTTTACTGTTGCAGAAAGTGGaaatgactgtatgaaggacttCATGAATTCTTTGAGGTATCAGGTCATTTTGGCAAGAAATGTGATTCCtttagtgcaaagactgaagctaatgatcaatggactttcctgcacgACAATCAttccaaagtatacatccaaacaTACTTATGCTTGGTTCCAGGACCAGTCATGGAATGTTCTTAAGTCTCCAGATTTATTTGTcactgaaaatatttggttgaatttgaaggaAGCAATGGCAAAGTGAATACCAAAGATTATTTGTGATCTAAAAGCTTTTACAAGTGAGAATTACTCAGATTACTCAGATTAATATACTTTCTTTAATAGTGCACTGATGCTTCTCTGATGATGTTCTCTGTAGCAAAATGTCTTACAGGTCAAAgggggttaaataattttgattgcagctGCATATGTCCAAATATAGTTGTTTAACTATGGTTTCATGTTAATACAAATCATATTCAAACCATTCACATCTTACTGGCAGACCATTTTGATGACACAGTCACAATGTTCGTATCCTAAGGCAAACATGCAAATTAGAAAATTCATACTATAAGTCTTTGTCTAGTCTCTGTGTTTCTAAAAATGACCATGAGTGAACAGATAATTTTCCTTCATATTTCTGTTGCTGAACAGTTTGAACAGTAACATGaataagggatagttcatccaaaatagAAAAATCGAAGTCAGGTATTCATCTATATGTTGTTACAAACTCATAGGACTTCCTTTGTTCTGTGTAACAAAAAAGGGagatgttttgaaaaatgaccaAGCTGTTTTTAGCGCCATACCAAAAATATAaaagttttgaaatatgttttGGCTCTATATCTAATACATGCCATATCAAGTGATTAACACAGGCcacatttcatattttaaatggcATATATACAATTATGCAGCTGCATTTGCAATTCAATATAAAAGTTTCAACAAAACTTTCAGCAATATTGTGCTCTAGCAACATTAACCAAAACTATAATGCATTAGTAGTATATGTGTCACAGAtacggtctctgtggctccctctgaccGTCGCCAGCGGGAACCTTCACTGGAGTATTAGAACTACTTTTCCCAGCATCCCCGTACCTGGCGCTCTCTCTTCCGGTTCCGGGTCGCCCGGGTCGCTTCCTGTTTTTCAGCCTTTTAGGAAGGCCGCGCTGGCGTGGTCTTTGCGAAGTTTTGTAGTTATGCTATAAATCCTGAGCGTTTTCATATCGGACTGCTTACCCATTGCCAACCGGACTGTTTATCCTTTGATTGAACATTTGCCGCCTGCCTTGTATCGACCCACGCCTGTTATTCGGACTATCCCTTCTGCTCGCCGCCAGCCCCGATCTTCTGCCTGGACTCTGATAAACTCTTCCGGTCTGTCTACGTTGTCCCTGTCTGCTGTTATCGACCCCTGCCTGTTAACTTTGTGTCTGTCTAATAAACTGTTGCAAATGGACCTAACGTCTCTGGATTCCCCCATGACTTCatcacagaaaacttcgccgcTAATGGATCCAGCGACAGTTCAACAGATCACCACGGAGCTATCAGCTCAAGCATCGGTTTTGTCCGTGCACCAGACCCAGCTGGAGAAACTCACCAAGGTAACCGAGCAGTTGGCTCAGATGTTACAGGGTTTCCAAATACCTTCGGCTCCGATCGCTCAACCTGCTGTCGTTCCCCCTCCCACGCCTCCGCCCGCTGTTCAGGCCCCGATTGCCAGTCCCTGTTTGGCTTTTCCGGAGAAGTTTGACGGAACACCAAGTAAGTGCAAGGGCTTCCTTCTACAATGTTCTCTCTTCGTTAATCAACAACCACACCTGCATCCTAATGACGAAGGAAGAATTGCGTTTGTGTGTTCGCTCCTCTCTGGAAGAGGTCTGGATTGGGCTACTGCGGTCTGGAGAGTTGACCAGCCCACTTTCCCCTCATTTGCTGCTTTCCTACAGTGCTTCAGAGAGGTGTTTCAGCCCAGCTCAGAGAACAGCGAGGCAGGAGAACAGATTGTGTCGCTGCGTCAGGGTAAAAGGACCGCCGCTGACTACGCACTGTCCTTCAGAACTCTTTCGGCGCAGAGTGGTTGGAACGACGAGCCTCTCAAATTACATTACCGCAGGGGACTCAACTCTGAGCTGCAAATGGAATTGGCCTGTCGAGATGAGGGGCTCTCACTGGACCAGTACATCGATTTCTCTATCCGAGTCGACAACATTATGAGAGCTCGCAGGCCCAATCGACCAGTCACCTCCCAACCACCTCACTGCTGAAGCTCCCCCCGAACCAATGCAACTGGGAAGGACCAAGATCTCCActgaggagagagagagacgaCTCAGGGGCAATCTCTGtctatattgtggaaaagctggacACATCCGGGCAACCTGTCCTACAAGACCACCTCGTCCACCCACCTCGGTGAGAAAGATCCTGTCTCCTCTTAACAGATGTGAAATTCCAGTGAGATTACTGTATGATGGAAATGCTGTTAATGCCACGGCTCTGATTGACTCGGGAGCCGCTGGTAACTTTATAGACTCAGGCTTCGTAAACAGTAATCATCTTCCCATCCTCTCTTGTGTCCCTCCTGTGGCAGTGGCAGCCCTTGACGGGCGACCATTAGGATCCGGACGGATAGACAATACCACCCAGGACATCACGCGGTGTATAGAACCATCCCATCAGGAAACCATCCGGTTTTTCATCATATCTTCTCCACAATCACCCATCATCCTCGGATTCCCCTGGCTCAACCTGCACGAACCCATCATTTCATGGACTCAGGGCTCCATTACTCACTGGTCATCTCACTGCAAGGAACATTGTAAGCTGCCTCCTCACTCGTCTGTCTCCCCTGTACGACCCATCTCCGGGGAAAGCATACCCACGTCTACCAGGACCTGCTCGAGGCCTTCAGTCGATCTAAAGCCACCAACTTACCACCCCATCGTGCAGGAGACTGTGCCATCGACCTGATCCCAGGTTCCACGCCACCTAGGGGACGCAACTTTCCTCTATCTCAACCTGAATCTGAGGCTATGAATAACTACATCCAGGAGGAGCTGGCCAAGGTATTCATTCGTCCTTCCACCTCACCCGCCTCGGCCGGATTCTTCTTCGTGAAGAAGAAGGACGGAGGTCTCCGTCCATGCATAGACTATCGGTCCCTCAATAACATCACTGTAAAGTACCGATACCCACTTCCACTCGTCCCGTCAGCCCTGGAACAGTTACGGACAGCTAAGATCTACACGAAGCTGGATCTACGCTCCGCCTACAATCTTGTCCGCATCCgggagggggatgagtggaagaccgccttctctACCACGTCAGGGCACTACGAGTACCGGGTTATGCCCTTCGCCCTGGCCAACAGTCCATCCTACTTTCAGGCATTCATAAATGAAGTGTTCCGTGACATGCTCAACCGCTGGGTGATTGCctacatagacgatatcctgatttattCCGACACCTACGCTGAACATGTCCAATACGTCCGGGAGATACTCCAACGTCTCATCCAGCATCAGTTATACGCTAAGCAGGAGAAATGTGAGTTTCATCAGGAGAAAATTACCTTTCTAGGCTATGTCATCAGCAGTGAAGGAGTGGCTATTGATGAGAGTAAGGTGGAGGGAGTACGCAACTGGCCCAGGCCCAAAACATTAAAGGAGCTTCAACGATTCCTGGGATTCGCGAACTTCTACTGCCGCTTTATCCGCCACTACAGCACCTTAGCTGCCCCTTTGACGTCTATGGTCAAGAAGGGTAATGTTCATCTCACCTGGTCACCTTCTGCCATTCAAGCCTTTAATGACCTACGTCAGAGGTTCACCATAGCCCCCATTCTTCATCACCCCGATCCCAACAGACCCTTTCTTGTAGAGGTGGACGCTTCCAGCACAGGCGTGGGTGCCGTACTCTCACAACGGCAGGGTGAGCCTCCCAAGACCTTTCCATGTGCCTATTTCTCTCACAAGTTGAGTCCGTAGAGAAACTACGATGTGGGCAATCGTGAACTGCTGGCAATCAAGTCGGCGTTAGAGGAGTGGAgacactggctggagggagcAAAAGACCCATTTACCGTACTCACGGACCACAAGAATCTGGAATACCTTCGTTCAGCTAAGGTCCTCAATCATCGCCAGGCCAGATGGGCACTCTTCTTTACTCGCTTTCAGTTCCAAGTGACCTACAGACCCGGATCCCAGAACACCAAGGCGGACACTCTGTCCCGCATCTATGAGCCCGAACTTTTCACCACCGCCCCTGAAACCATACTACCTACATCCCTGATTGTAGCTCCTGTCACATGGGATATCATGACCGAAATTGCAGAAGGTCAAGCAAGTGATCCCACTCCGGAGAACTGCCCTGTTACACTCACCTATGTCCCTGAGGATCTCCGAACACGAGTTCTCTCTGAGGTCCATTCTCTCCCTAGTTCTGGTCACCCGGGTATCGGGGCCACTCTTCAACTGCTCCGCAATCGCTTCTGGTGGCCTTCTCTACGCTCCGACACGTTGCCTATGTCAAGAACTGTAGAGTATGTAATACCTCCAAGGTCCCTCGACAACTACCCGCTGGCCTTCTTCAACCGCTACCCGTGCCTCAACGCCATTGGTCCCATATAGCCATCGATTTCATTACTGACCTTCCACCTTCCAACGGTTTCACCACCATCCTCTCCATCGTGGATTGCTTCTCAAAGAGTTGCAGGTTCGTTCCTCTAAACAAGCTACCCACTGCCATGGAGACTGCCGAGATTCTCTGTAACTCAGTGTTCAGATTCTACGGGCTACCTGAAGACATTTTGTCAGACCGCGGACCCCAGTTCACCTCTCGTCTCTGGTCCAACTTCTTCGGTCTCCTTGGGGTTAACCTCAGCCTCACCTCCGGCTACCATCCGGAATCCAACGGTCAGGCAGAGAGATTGAACCAGGAGTTGACCCGCTTCCTATGCTCCTACTGCTAGGACCACCAGGTGGATTGGAGCTGTTTCCTCTTCTGGGCAGAATATGCACAGAATTGCATACGTAAACCAACCACTAACCTCACTCCCTTCCAGTGCACTATAGGCTTCCAACCTCCTCTATTCCCCTGGACAGGGGAGCTATCTGATCTGCCCgcggtcaactcctggttccaACGCAGCGAGGAGGTCTGGAATCAGGCCCACGTCCATCTTCAAAGAGCGGTCCGACGGACGGAGACCCAGGCCAATCGCCGGCGCCGGCCCAACCCTCCGTATCAGCCAGGCCAATGGGTGTGGCTCTCGACCCGGGACCTCCAACTACGACTACCCTGCAAGAAGTTAAgccccaggtacgtgggtcctttCAAGATAATCAAACAGATTACTCCTGTTTCGTTCCGTCTAGAATTACCCGCAGAATATCGTATCTCACCCACTTTCCATGTCTCTCTGTTCAAGCCTGCTGGCCAACCCGGGAGGAGTGGAGAACCTAGAGGAGAACGTAACCCAGGGACCTCCCCCCCTCATCATTGACGGCGAGGAGGCGTACCGGGTCAACTCCCTCTTGGACTCCTGACGCCGGAACGGTCGTCTGCAATATCTGGTCGATTGGGAGGGGTTCGGTCCCGAGGAGAGATCCTGGGTCACGGCTGAGAACATCCTCGACCCCTCCCTAACTGCTGAGTTCCATAACACGCATCCAGATCGGCCAGCTCCCCGTGGACGGGGCAGACCTCGGCGTCGGGTCCCTTTGACCGTCGCCAGCGGGAACCTTCACCGGAGTATTAGAACTACTTTTCCCAGCATCCCCGTACCTGGCGCTCTCTCTTCCGGTTCCGGGTCGCCCGGTTCGCTTCCTGTTTGTCGGCCTTTTAGGAAGGCCGCGCTGGCGTGGTCTTCGCGAAGTTTTGTAGTTATGCTATCAATCCTGAGCGTTTTCATATCGGACTGCTTACCTGTTGCCAAACAGACTGTTTATCCTTTGATTGAACATTTGCCGCCTGCCTTGTATCGACCCACGCCTGTTATTCGGACTATCACCGCCAGCCCCGATCTTCTGCCTTGACTCTGATAAACTCTTCCGGTCTGTCTACGTTGTCCCTGTCTGCTGTTATCGACCCCTGCCTGTTAACTTTGTGTCTGTCTAATaaactgttgcaaatggatcTAATGTCTCCGGATTCCGTCATGACTTCATCACAATATGACTTATGACATTCTTTGACAGCaaaattttggcaaaaatcataataattTCATAGTGTACAACAGTGAAAGTGGCTTGACGTGTAGGCAAGTATGGTAACCCATATTCAGAATTTATCTAGTGTATTTATTCCATCCAAATTCATTGGTTTGATTCAGGGAATTcatgaactgataaaatgtatGCAACACAAGTCGTTTTTTACGTTAGTACTCAATCAAGCATTTTACTACAGATCTGTGGATTGagaaaataattatgaaatatgccatgttaattaaaaaaatatgtatagctTTATCATATGAAATCAAAACATTCCTTTATTTTGTGTTTGGTGAATTTTGCTGACCATTTAGGCTTTTGGACAAACTTTCACAGTTTCTCAAAGTCTGATTTATTTCTGTTCAGTTACCTGGATGAAATTGACAGAATATCTGCAGCCTTTTACTTGCCGACTGTTCAGGATATTCTGCGAGTCCGAATTCCAACCACAGGCATCATTGAGTACATCTTTGACCTCCAGACAGTAATATTCAGGTAACTCTTTATATAATCATATGGTGGTGTGAAGATGGATGACTTACTCTTTCCCATTTCTAATTAAAACCTCTTGTTTTTGTAGAATGGTTGACGTTGGAGGCCAAAAGTCAGAAAGACGGAAGTGGATCCATTGTTTTGAAAGTGTTACTTCCATCATCTTCCTGGTGGCTCTGAGCGAATACGATCAGGTCTTATATGAGTGTGCGAATGAGGTTTGTCACTTCCTTGCAATGTCTTAGTAGTTTTTCTGAGTTGAAATTTAGCATCGTTACATCATGGGTGATTCAGAGTTGTTCATTCTGTTGATGTGATATTATACCTCCCCAGAACCGCATGGAAGAGAGTAAGGCACTTTTTAAGACAATCATCTCCTACCCTTGGTTCCAGGAGTCCTCTATCATCCTTTTTCTCAATAAAACAGACATCCTGAAGGAGAAGATCTTAAAGTCACATCTTGTAGACTATTTTCCACAATACAAAGGTTGGAGTGcaaaaaacacaacataaaatCCTTTTCTTAACAAACATTTTTCTCTTATTTTTCTCTGAAACAACACATTTACATGAGAAGCAAAACAACATAAGAGTTGTTTTCACACAGATAATTTGTCTTACCAAACTGGCATATTTATCACTTGTTTCAGgtataaaaactgtaaaaacttTAGTGAACTGAAAAATCAGTACAGTGAAACAGTGCTATTGTATGAAAAAGCCACTGACTAATTGTATTTTATGCTGTTTTTtctaatgaaaaatatatttgtgtcatTTATTGCAGTAAACATACTACTGTGCTGTTTTGGGGAAGCTATTTCAAAagcaatgaataaataataaaatataatgaatagggatgcaccgatatgaatcggccgatcatgcttgcgcgttttgtcagtaaatccagttctgtaatcagcggtaaatgccatcaggtgcgtgatttcatgttgagccgtatatactacacacagccgttgtttaccgacgagctgcgcaaatcaatgttcattatcagtgtgaatgtgcgcagctcgtcagtaaacaacggctgtgtgtagtatatacggctcaacgtgaaatcacgcacctgatggcatttaacgctgattacagaaccggctttactgacaaaacgcgcaagttatcgaccgatacatatcggtgcatccctaataatgaATATGTACAGTATGTTAGTTTA
Protein-coding regions in this window:
- the gna14 gene encoding guanine nucleotide-binding protein subunit alpha-14, whose protein sequence is MGDCCLSGEDRESMRIHQEIERQLRMDKRDSSRQLKLLLLGTGESGKSTFIKQMRIIHGRGYTEEDRRAYAKLVFQNIFVSIHNLIQAMEHLNIPFADGKNKTYAAMLNSVITETVQSMEPKHAEAIKSMWKDQGLQKCFERRREFQLSDSTKYYLDEIDRISAAFYLPTVQDILRVRIPTTGIIEYIFDLQTVIFRMVDVGGQKSERRKWIHCFESVTSIIFLVALSEYDQVLYECANENRMEESKALFKTIISYPWFQESSIILFLNKTDILKEKILKSHLVDYFPQYKGPKNDADAAMKFILSMYEEQNSDTHKSIYAHFTCATDTENIRFVFDAVKDTILRNNLSDFNLG